From Thamnophis elegans isolate rThaEle1 chromosome 12, rThaEle1.pri, whole genome shotgun sequence, one genomic window encodes:
- the LOC116516017 gene encoding heparan-sulfate 6-O-sulfotransferase 2-like, translating to MEERWHRALAALLLLLLFGGLVLQYVCPGSQCRLRQRPSGRGPGGGRAGAGAAGDPYGPEDGSPARFVPRLNFSAAELLRRVDFRIAGDDLIVFLHIQKTGGTTFGRHLVRNIQLEQPCQCRAGQKKCTCLRPGKRETWLFSRFSTGWSCGLHADWTELTNCVPALLDSKRDARLRPSR from the coding sequence ATGGAGGAGCGCTGGCACCGGGCGCTGgcggcgctgctgctgctgctgctcttcggGGGGCTGGTGCTGCAGTACGTGTGTCCGGGCAGCCAGTGCCGGCTGCGGCAGCGGCCCTCGGGGCGCGGGCCGGGCGGGGGCCGGGCGGGGGCGGGGGCGGCGGGGGACCCCTACGGCCCGGAGGACGGCAGCCCCGCGCGCTTCGTGCCGCGCCTGAACTTCTCGGCGGCCGAGCTGCTCCGCCGCGTGGACTTCCGCATCGCCGGCGACGACCTGATCGTCTTCCTGCACATCCAGAAGACGGGCGGCACGACCTTCGGGAGGCACCTGGTGCGCAACATCCAGCTGGAGCAGCCGTGCCAGTGCCGCGCCGGGCAGAAGAAGTGCACCTGCCTGCGGCCGGGCAAGCGCGAGACCTGGCTCTTCTCGCGCTTCTCCACCGGATGGAGCTGCGGCCTCCACGCCGACTGGACCGAGCTGACCAACTGCGTGCCGGCCCTGCTGGACAGCAAACGGGACGCCCGGCTCCGGCCCAGCCGGTAG